The following coding sequences lie in one Frigoribacterium sp. SL97 genomic window:
- a CDS encoding LacI family DNA-binding transcriptional regulator — translation MTKAPTVYDVAAHADVSIATVSRVLRRPDDVRPETRSRVLESVRALGYVPSGAARGLAGRRTGVLGLFLPGHDGIDGPEPDWARVSDASRIPLIDDRERADPPTVVDPGRGAATLTAPPRGDHASNPANLYFDEVLRGAEVEAWRRGFALMVAAGRGSSREVMVNDIAGRVDGLAVLAQTVPGDLLAHVARRIPVVVLADSRPGDDLDHVGVDNVAGMHALTDFVLGSRGVRDVAYVAGPSDSPDELDRHAGFDRAVEAHRASGARVTVRVEPGEFSRAGGRRAAAALLEAGDLPGAVLCANDQSALGVLDVFGEQGVDVPGRVLVTGFDGIDAGRFSRPRLTTVRQPMGELGRIAVRTVVRRLTDPGAPAQRVTLPVEVLLRESCPAP, via the coding sequence GTGACCAAGGCCCCGACCGTCTACGACGTGGCCGCCCACGCCGACGTGTCGATCGCGACGGTGTCGAGGGTGCTGCGCCGTCCCGACGACGTGCGCCCCGAGACCCGGAGCCGGGTGCTCGAGTCGGTGCGTGCCCTCGGCTACGTGCCGAGCGGCGCGGCCCGCGGCCTCGCCGGCCGACGCACGGGCGTGCTCGGCCTCTTCCTGCCGGGCCACGACGGCATCGACGGCCCCGAACCCGACTGGGCCCGGGTGTCGGACGCCTCGCGCATCCCGCTGATCGACGATCGCGAGCGGGCGGACCCGCCGACCGTCGTCGACCCGGGCCGCGGTGCGGCGACCCTCACCGCGCCTCCTCGGGGCGACCACGCGTCGAACCCGGCGAACCTGTACTTCGACGAGGTGCTGCGCGGCGCCGAGGTCGAGGCCTGGCGACGGGGCTTCGCCCTCATGGTCGCCGCCGGGCGGGGGTCGAGCCGCGAGGTGATGGTCAACGACATCGCGGGTCGGGTCGACGGGCTCGCGGTGCTGGCCCAGACGGTGCCGGGCGACCTGCTGGCGCACGTGGCACGACGCATCCCGGTCGTCGTGCTCGCCGACTCGCGACCGGGCGACGACCTCGACCACGTCGGCGTCGACAACGTCGCCGGCATGCACGCCCTGACCGACTTCGTGCTGGGGTCGCGGGGGGTTCGCGACGTCGCCTACGTCGCCGGACCGTCCGACTCGCCCGACGAACTCGACCGTCACGCCGGTTTCGACCGGGCCGTCGAGGCGCACCGTGCGTCCGGCGCGCGCGTCACGGTCCGGGTCGAGCCGGGCGAGTTCTCCCGTGCCGGCGGTCGTCGTGCGGCGGCGGCCCTGCTCGAGGCCGGCGACCTGCCCGGAGCCGTCCTCTGCGCGAACGACCAGTCGGCCCTCGGCGTCCTCGACGTCTTCGGCGAGCAGGGCGTCGACGTGCCCGGTCGCGTGCTCGTGACGGGGTTCGACGGCATCGACGCCGGCCGGTTCTCCCGGCCCCGGCTCACCACGGTGCGTCAGCCGATGGGCGAGCTCGGCCGCATCGCCGTCCGGACGGTCGTCCGGCGACTGACCGACCCGGGAGCACCCGCGCAGCGGGTCACCCTGCCGGTCGAGGTGCTGCTCCGCGAGAGCTGCCCCGCGCCCTGA
- a CDS encoding PadR family transcriptional regulator: MTVRLGLLAILDQGPGYGYQLRSEFDRRTGSTWPLNVGQVYSTLDRLDRDGLVERDEPSPRDTSPEADGSPGSDGSPGSDGSPGSDGSPAAEASVAGTGQAAGEHQRLWRITAAGRAEVAHWLGTAVDTPDATRDELPLKFALAATLPGVDVATLVQTQRRASLAKLQRLTRTKHAGGDPEAPGEFAWRLVVDSMIFAAEAEVRWLDHVESSLRRASLAERQWAVEAVAPTTSGPGSPARTPGPARAARGRS, translated from the coding sequence GTGACCGTGCGACTGGGCCTGCTGGCGATCCTCGACCAGGGCCCGGGGTACGGCTACCAGTTGCGCAGCGAGTTCGACCGACGCACCGGGTCCACCTGGCCGCTCAACGTCGGCCAGGTGTACTCCACCCTCGACCGGCTCGACCGCGACGGCCTCGTCGAGCGTGACGAGCCCTCGCCCCGCGACACGTCGCCCGAGGCCGACGGGTCGCCGGGGTCCGACGGATCGCCCGGGTCCGACGGATCGCCCGGGTCCGACGGGTCGCCCGCCGCCGAGGCCTCGGTGGCGGGCACCGGGCAGGCCGCCGGAGAACACCAACGACTCTGGCGCATCACGGCCGCCGGACGGGCCGAGGTCGCCCACTGGCTCGGGACGGCCGTCGACACCCCCGACGCCACCCGTGACGAGCTGCCGCTCAAGTTCGCCCTCGCCGCGACCCTGCCGGGGGTGGACGTGGCGACGCTCGTGCAGACGCAGCGCCGCGCCTCCTTGGCGAAGCTGCAGCGACTCACCCGGACCAAGCACGCCGGGGGCGACCCGGAGGCGCCCGGCGAGTTCGCCTGGCGCCTCGTCGTCGACTCGATGATCTTCGCGGCCGAGGCCGAGGTGCGCTGGCTCGACCACGTCGAGTCGAGCCTGCGCCGGGCGTCGCTCGCCGAACGGCAGTGGGCGGTCGAGGCCGTGGCCCCGACGACGAGCGGGCCCGGGTCCCCTGCCCGGACGCCGGGGCCGGCGCGGGCCGCACGAGGTCGGTCGTGA
- a CDS encoding ABC transporter ATP-binding protein: protein MTERAEVLTLLAVGHEHGTGDLARTALDGVSLTVLEGELVAVMGASGSGKSTLLAIAGGLTTPTAGHVQVDGTWLADLSAAEVARVRRRSVGFVFQQFNLVSTLTAAENVALPLELDGIGTRAARRAADDALATLGLAARGRAFPAELSGGEQQRVAIARALVGSRRLVLADEPTGALDSSTGDEVMGLLRERVDAGAAGLLVTHDARHAAWADRIVFLRDGRLVDESAPRGPESLLTPEAR, encoded by the coding sequence GTGACCGAGCGCGCCGAGGTGCTGACCCTGCTCGCGGTGGGGCACGAACACGGAACCGGCGACCTCGCCCGCACCGCCCTCGACGGCGTGAGCCTGACCGTCCTCGAGGGCGAGCTGGTCGCCGTCATGGGCGCGTCCGGCTCGGGCAAGTCGACCTTGCTGGCGATCGCGGGCGGCCTGACGACGCCGACCGCAGGGCACGTGCAGGTCGACGGCACCTGGCTCGCCGACCTGAGCGCGGCCGAGGTCGCGCGGGTGCGACGACGGTCGGTCGGCTTCGTGTTCCAGCAGTTCAACCTCGTCTCGACGTTGACCGCGGCCGAGAACGTCGCCCTGCCGCTCGAACTCGACGGCATCGGCACCCGTGCCGCCCGGCGTGCCGCCGACGACGCGCTGGCCACCCTGGGCCTGGCCGCTCGAGGACGGGCCTTCCCCGCCGAGCTCTCGGGCGGCGAGCAGCAGCGCGTCGCGATCGCCCGCGCCCTCGTCGGCAGCCGTCGCCTGGTGCTCGCCGACGAGCCGACCGGCGCGCTCGACAGCAGCACGGGCGACGAGGTCATGGGCCTGTTGCGCGAACGGGTCGACGCGGGTGCCGCGGGCCTGCTCGTCACGCACGACGCCCGCCACGCCGCCTGGGCCGACCGGATCGTGTTCCTCCGCGACGGCCGCCTCGTCGACGAGTCCGCGCCGCGGGGGCCCGAGTCGCTGCTGACC
- a CDS encoding ABC transporter substrate-binding protein, whose protein sequence is MTHATPPRRHPRRRFRTLAALAAATAAVLVATGCSIQIRSQPDPSIGADTMLINADKGNPQFERNFNPFLTNKRTASTWIYEPLLEINPLDGEITPWLASETVLPDARTIDMTIRDGVEWSDGTPMTPADVVYTFDLIKANPTLDLKGAWQHIDTIEQQGDHVVFHLQTDDVPAMEIIGQTTIVPEHLWKDVDDPTTFRNPDPVGTGPFTLGNYSPQQYSMDKNETYWQADTIEIGHLILPATNNQLDTVTRGYDWSYSFISDVEGTWGAASPDNQFWFPPGGVIGLVPNLTKAPFDDVNVRRGIALALDRGPIAESATEGYLEPAGQTGLILPNQQDDLDPSIPNAGILEQDVDGALAAFAQSGYTQQGDELVGPDGQQLKITILTANGYTDWLRAVQEVRGQLGAIGIDVQIQAPQPAGYQSAIANGEFDMAMGGMGNGNVYQAYNNLLNSQFATPVGETTAANFERFSDPAVDQLLDDWKATTDPEQQKQYAFRLQNVVYDQLPVIGLYYGGLWGLFNDSKFTGWPTAENPYMAPQNYDQAPLLIFTKLKRVDQEEGDQ, encoded by the coding sequence ATGACGCACGCGACACCCCCTCGGCGACACCCACGCCGACGCTTCCGCACGCTCGCGGCCCTGGCAGCGGCCACGGCCGCCGTGCTCGTGGCCACCGGCTGCAGCATCCAGATCCGCAGCCAGCCCGACCCCAGCATCGGGGCCGACACGATGCTGATCAACGCCGACAAGGGCAACCCGCAGTTCGAGCGCAACTTCAACCCGTTCCTCACGAACAAGCGGACGGCCTCGACCTGGATCTACGAGCCCCTGCTCGAGATCAACCCGCTCGACGGTGAGATCACGCCCTGGCTCGCGAGCGAGACCGTCCTGCCCGACGCGCGCACGATCGACATGACGATCCGCGACGGCGTCGAGTGGTCCGACGGCACGCCCATGACCCCGGCCGACGTGGTCTACACGTTCGACCTCATCAAGGCGAACCCCACGCTCGACCTCAAGGGTGCGTGGCAGCACATCGACACGATCGAGCAGCAGGGCGACCACGTGGTCTTCCACCTGCAGACCGACGACGTGCCGGCCATGGAGATCATCGGTCAGACGACGATCGTCCCCGAGCACCTGTGGAAGGACGTCGACGACCCCACGACCTTCCGCAACCCCGACCCGGTGGGCACCGGACCGTTCACGCTCGGCAACTACTCGCCGCAGCAGTACTCGATGGACAAGAACGAGACCTACTGGCAGGCCGACACCATCGAGATCGGTCACCTGATCCTGCCCGCGACGAACAACCAGCTCGACACCGTCACGCGCGGTTACGACTGGTCGTACTCGTTCATCAGCGACGTCGAGGGCACCTGGGGTGCCGCCAGCCCCGACAACCAGTTCTGGTTCCCGCCGGGCGGCGTGATCGGGCTCGTGCCGAACCTCACCAAGGCGCCCTTCGACGACGTGAACGTGCGTCGTGGCATCGCGCTGGCGCTCGATCGCGGCCCCATCGCCGAGTCGGCCACCGAGGGCTACCTCGAGCCGGCCGGTCAGACCGGGCTCATCCTGCCCAACCAGCAGGACGACCTCGACCCGTCGATCCCGAACGCCGGCATCCTCGAGCAGGACGTCGACGGCGCCCTCGCGGCCTTCGCCCAGTCGGGCTACACGCAGCAGGGTGACGAGCTGGTCGGCCCCGACGGCCAGCAGCTCAAGATCACGATCCTGACGGCCAACGGCTACACCGACTGGCTGCGGGCCGTGCAGGAGGTGCGGGGCCAGTTGGGCGCGATCGGCATCGACGTGCAGATCCAGGCTCCCCAGCCGGCCGGCTACCAGTCGGCCATCGCGAACGGCGAGTTCGACATGGCGATGGGCGGCATGGGCAACGGCAACGTGTACCAGGCCTACAACAACCTGCTGAACAGCCAGTTCGCCACCCCGGTCGGCGAGACCACGGCGGCCAACTTCGAGCGGTTCAGCGACCCGGCGGTCGACCAGCTGCTCGACGACTGGAAGGCCACGACCGACCCCGAGCAGCAGAAGCAGTACGCCTTCCGGTTGCAGAACGTCGTCTACGACCAGCTGCCCGTGATCGGCCTCTACTACGGCGGGCTCTGGGGTCTGTTCAACGACTCGAAGTTCACCGGCTGGCCCACCGCCGAGAACCCGTACATGGCACCGCAGAACTACGACCAGGCACCGCTGCTGATCTTCACGAAGCTCAAGCGCGTCGACCAGGAAGAGGGCGACCAGTGA
- a CDS encoding globin domain-containing protein, which translates to MVSRLAQRHAALGVTRDEYDLFERHLGDAFAAALGPRLTAEVADAWSAVYRQARDEMVTTVEAIYRQADLEPGEEWREALVTEHRVEAEDVVALTLVSADSETLPRYRAGQFASVQVRLPDGARQIRQYSLRGGHDEQWRISARLLVGEPPAPDGEVSSHLMRELRVGDVVSVSPPIGSLTIDDLDDAPLLFVSAGIGCTPVLGMLDHLARTEPDRVVTVLHFERTPERHAHRVELEALVASMPNATLRVSYTQGSLSALSALAEASIDGPGVYLDPIDLARVDLTASHRVFLCGPVPFMAIARAALIGHGVDADRVHYFVFGPDDGSVTGADTGQRGLG; encoded by the coding sequence ATCGTCTCGCGGTTGGCCCAGCGGCACGCGGCGCTCGGCGTCACCCGCGACGAGTACGACCTGTTCGAGCGGCACCTCGGCGACGCGTTCGCGGCCGCCCTCGGCCCCCGGCTCACGGCCGAGGTCGCCGACGCGTGGTCGGCCGTCTACCGGCAGGCCCGCGACGAGATGGTGACGACGGTCGAGGCGATCTACCGGCAGGCCGACCTCGAGCCGGGCGAGGAGTGGCGCGAGGCCCTCGTCACCGAACACCGCGTCGAGGCCGAGGACGTCGTCGCACTCACCCTCGTCTCGGCCGACAGCGAGACGCTGCCGCGGTACCGTGCCGGCCAGTTCGCGTCGGTGCAGGTGCGGCTGCCCGACGGAGCCCGGCAGATCCGGCAGTACAGCCTGCGCGGCGGGCACGACGAGCAGTGGCGCATCAGCGCACGGCTGCTGGTCGGCGAACCGCCCGCCCCCGACGGCGAGGTCTCGTCGCACCTGATGCGCGAGCTGCGGGTGGGCGACGTGGTGAGCGTCTCGCCCCCGATCGGGTCGCTGACGATCGACGACCTCGACGACGCCCCGCTGCTGTTCGTCTCGGCGGGCATCGGCTGCACGCCCGTGCTCGGCATGCTCGACCACCTGGCCCGCACCGAGCCCGACCGCGTCGTGACGGTCCTGCACTTCGAGCGCACCCCCGAGCGGCACGCCCACCGCGTCGAGCTCGAGGCGCTGGTCGCGTCGATGCCGAACGCGACGCTGCGGGTCAGCTACACGCAGGGGTCGCTGTCGGCGCTCAGCGCGCTGGCCGAGGCGTCCATCGACGGGCCCGGGGTCTACCTCGACCCGATCGACCTGGCCCGGGTCGACCTCACCGCGTCGCACCGGGTGTTCCTGTGCGGGCCGGTGCCGTTCATGGCGATCGCCCGGGCGGCCCTGATCGGTCACGGCGTCGACGCCGACCGCGTGCACTACTTCGTCTTCGGGCCGGACGACGGCAGCGTCACGGGTGCCGACACCGGGCAGCGCGGACTGGGGTAG